From the genome of Streptomyces sp. NBC_01116, one region includes:
- the rpsR gene encoding 30S ribosomal protein S18, with product MARQQDPRKPLKNRPNSLDAAGITYIDYKDTDLLRRFISDRGKIRSRRVTRISAQQQRQVAAAIKNAREMALLPYTGSATGT from the coding sequence ATGGCCCGTCAGCAGGACCCCCGCAAGCCGCTCAAGAACCGCCCGAATTCCCTGGACGCCGCAGGGATCACGTACATCGACTACAAGGACACCGATCTGCTGCGGAGGTTCATCTCCGACCGCGGGAAGATCCGCAGCCGCCGGGTCACCCGGATCAGCGCCCAGCAGCAGCGGCAGGTGGCCGCGGCCATCAAGAACGCCCGCGAGATGGCCCTGCTGCCGTACACCGGATCCGCGACGGGCACGTAG
- a CDS encoding GTP-binding protein has product MSGHRTKLPVVIVCGLHSEARRDVVEGLLRDVPHSVALHHDLSTATGGTVRRSLRDSGGELDSGETPLVNACACCAMREDLVPELERLAGDGRTRLAVLELWDSVEPKSMAEVIAAHTTAAEVTGVFAAVDPTLVLPCLSNGDDLAEAGLAAAPADRRTIGDTWARQVEYAPVLAVAPSQATDDEDLALIRQLNPTARQAASGSAELARLAFAGFDVEAADAGQHPACALLPQEADEAGVGTLVWRRHRPFHPERLLDALEDLSCAAARSRGRFWLADRPDTLLSWDAAGGALCVENTGPWLASLPDAAWSMVPPYRRAAAALDWHPEHGDCCQHLVFVSPGLDRDGLTGLLDSCLLTDEEYGSGREAWKSLPAAFDALLDPVH; this is encoded by the coding sequence ATGAGCGGGCACCGCACGAAACTGCCCGTCGTCATCGTCTGCGGCCTGCACTCAGAGGCACGCCGCGACGTGGTGGAAGGCCTGCTGCGGGACGTCCCGCACAGCGTCGCGCTGCACCACGACCTCTCCACGGCAACCGGCGGCACGGTACGCCGCTCCCTGCGGGATTCCGGCGGCGAGCTGGACTCCGGCGAGACGCCGCTGGTGAACGCGTGCGCCTGCTGCGCGATGCGCGAGGACCTCGTCCCCGAACTCGAACGCCTCGCGGGGGACGGGCGGACCCGCCTCGCCGTCCTGGAGCTCTGGGACTCCGTCGAGCCGAAGTCGATGGCCGAGGTGATCGCCGCGCACACCACCGCCGCCGAGGTCACCGGCGTGTTCGCGGCGGTCGACCCCACGCTCGTCCTGCCCTGCCTCTCCAACGGCGACGATCTGGCCGAGGCCGGTCTCGCGGCGGCGCCCGCCGACCGGCGGACCATCGGCGACACCTGGGCCCGGCAGGTGGAGTACGCGCCCGTCCTGGCCGTGGCGCCGAGCCAGGCGACCGACGACGAGGACCTCGCCCTGATCCGGCAGCTGAACCCGACGGCCCGCCAGGCCGCTTCCGGATCCGCCGAGTTGGCCCGGCTCGCCTTCGCGGGCTTCGACGTGGAGGCGGCGGACGCGGGCCAGCACCCGGCCTGTGCGCTGCTTCCGCAGGAGGCCGACGAGGCAGGGGTGGGCACGCTCGTCTGGCGACGGCACCGGCCGTTCCACCCCGAGCGCCTGCTCGACGCCCTGGAGGACCTGAGCTGTGCGGCGGCCCGCAGCCGGGGCCGGTTCTGGCTCGCGGACCGGCCCGACACCCTGCTCTCCTGGGATGCCGCGGGCGGCGCGCTCTGCGTGGAGAACACCGGCCCCTGGCTCGCCTCGCTCCCGGACGCCGCCTGGTCCATGGTGCCGCCCTACCGGCGGGCTGCCGCCGCGCTGGACTGGCACCCGGAGCACGGCGACTGCTGCCAGCACCTGGTCTTCGTCTCCCCGGGCCTCGACCGCGACGGCCTGACCGGCCTGCTGGACTCCTGCCTGCTCACGGACGAGGAGTACGGCTCCGGCCGGGAGGCGTGGAAGAGCCTGCCCGCCGCGTTCGACGCACTCCTCGACCCGGTCCACTGA
- a CDS encoding type B 50S ribosomal protein L31, with product MKPGIHPSYGPVVFRDRAADFAFLTRSTMTSDRTVTWEDGNTYPVVDVEISSASHPFYTGTARVLDTAGRVERFERRYGRGEAR from the coding sequence ATGAAACCCGGCATCCACCCCTCCTACGGCCCCGTCGTCTTCCGCGACAGGGCCGCCGACTTCGCGTTCCTCACCCGCTCGACCATGACCAGCGACCGCACCGTCACCTGGGAGGACGGCAACACCTACCCGGTGGTCGACGTGGAGATCTCCTCCGCGAGCCACCCCTTCTACACCGGCACCGCCCGCGTCCTGGACACCGCCGGACGCGTCGAGCGCTTCGAACGCCGCTACGGACGTGGTGAGGCCCGATGA
- the rpmG gene encoding 50S ribosomal protein L33, producing the protein MARNEVRPVIKLRSTAGTGYTYVTRKNRRNDPDRMVLRKYDPVARRHVDFREER; encoded by the coding sequence ATGGCTCGCAACGAAGTACGCCCGGTCATCAAGCTCCGCTCCACCGCGGGGACCGGCTACACCTACGTCACCCGCAAGAACCGGCGGAACGACCCCGACCGGATGGTGCTGCGCAAGTACGACCCGGTCGCCCGCCGCCACGTCGACTTCCGCGAGGAGCGCTGA
- the rpmB gene encoding 50S ribosomal protein L28, translating to MSAHCQLTGSKPGFGNNISHSHRRTSRRFDPNIQRKRYWLPGEGRYVRLTLSARAIRTVDSIGVEAAVARIRARGGKV from the coding sequence ATGTCCGCCCACTGCCAACTGACCGGTTCGAAGCCGGGATTCGGCAACAACATCTCCCACTCGCACCGCCGGACCTCCCGCCGGTTCGACCCGAACATCCAGCGCAAGCGGTACTGGCTGCCCGGCGAGGGCCGCTATGTGCGCCTCACGCTGAGCGCCCGGGCGATCAGGACCGTCGACAGCATCGGCGTCGAGGCCGCGGTCGCGCGCATCCGTGCGCGGGGAGGGAAGGTCTGA
- the rpsN gene encoding 30S ribosomal protein S14: MAKKSKIARNDRRRATVDRYAARRAELKEIIRRPGTPERERDAAVQELRRQPRDASATRVRNRDSVDGRPRGHLRRFGLSRVRMREQAHAGFLPGVTKSSW; encoded by the coding sequence ATGGCGAAGAAGAGCAAGATCGCGCGGAACGACCGACGGCGGGCGACCGTCGACCGCTACGCGGCCCGCAGGGCCGAGCTGAAGGAGATCATCCGCCGGCCCGGTACGCCGGAGCGCGAACGGGACGCGGCCGTGCAGGAGTTGCGGCGTCAGCCGCGCGATGCCAGCGCCACGCGGGTGCGCAACCGCGACAGCGTCGACGGCAGGCCCCGCGGTCACCTGCGCAGGTTCGGGCTCTCCCGGGTCCGGATGCGTGAGCAGGCCCACGCGGGATTCCTCCCGGGAGTCACCAAGTCCTCCTGGTGA
- a CDS encoding ABC transporter substrate-binding protein, with product MPRTALRVRRWAAIAVLGGLLAGCGTGEADTGGPAAAPGGAGARTSTDVRPIEAATRITDAKGVTVSLPKPPERIVCLVALCDDILVELGMTPTATNSQVLAHPKFLGREKAAGIPVVPGGFLSPEVEAILSHRPDLVIGLEDTHGKLAPALKGATAFWPVQPGSWQDSVGYLRDLAALTGRTEQGEKAEKGFRGRLAQAEKAKSDKTALIVYGSDENFGVATPETDVAAGLFPKITHYPWKSRGVDGSYSLEEILARDVDVLFVETLSFGAPDGKLSDKLAKNPLWSRIPAVKNGKVIEVDSEVWAKGRGTRSLGVVLDEATAALR from the coding sequence ATGCCACGAACCGCGCTGAGAGTCCGCCGCTGGGCCGCGATCGCCGTACTGGGAGGCCTGCTGGCCGGCTGCGGAACCGGGGAGGCGGACACCGGAGGACCGGCCGCCGCTCCGGGGGGCGCCGGCGCCCGCACGAGCACGGACGTGCGGCCCATCGAGGCCGCCACCCGGATCACCGACGCCAAGGGCGTCACGGTCTCCCTGCCCAAGCCGCCGGAGAGGATCGTCTGCCTGGTCGCCCTCTGCGACGACATCCTCGTCGAGCTGGGCATGACGCCGACCGCCACCAACTCCCAGGTGCTGGCGCACCCGAAGTTCCTGGGCCGGGAGAAGGCCGCGGGGATACCGGTCGTGCCCGGCGGCTTCCTCAGCCCCGAGGTCGAGGCGATCCTGTCCCACCGGCCCGACCTGGTGATCGGCCTGGAGGACACCCACGGCAAGCTGGCTCCCGCGCTGAAGGGCGCCACGGCGTTCTGGCCGGTCCAGCCCGGATCCTGGCAGGACAGCGTCGGCTATCTGCGGGACCTGGCCGCGCTCACCGGCCGCACCGAGCAGGGCGAGAAGGCGGAGAAGGGCTTCCGCGGCCGCCTCGCACAGGCGGAGAAGGCGAAGAGCGACAAGACCGCGCTCATCGTCTACGGCAGCGACGAGAACTTCGGCGTGGCCACCCCGGAGACCGATGTGGCGGCCGGACTCTTCCCGAAGATCACTCACTACCCCTGGAAGAGCCGGGGCGTCGACGGCAGCTACAGCCTGGAGGAGATCCTCGCCCGGGACGTCGACGTCCTGTTCGTGGAGACCCTGTCCTTCGGCGCGCCGGACGGCAAGCTCTCCGACAAGCTGGCGAAGAACCCGCTCTGGTCACGGATCCCGGCGGTGAAGAACGGCAAGGTCATCGAGGTCGACTCCGAGGTCTGGGCCAAGGGGCGCGGCACCCGTTCGCTGGGCGTCGTCCTCGACGAGGCGACGGCCGCACTGCGGTGA
- a CDS encoding FecCD family ABC transporter permease, whose protein sequence is MRRPPVAPLCLGAAALAGAVCALGLGTPYVPPLRLPATLGADGLAGLVVTELRLPRLVLALIAGACLGAAGLVLQEALRNPLAVPEMLGVSSGAALGVAAPLVLALGVPLGLQPFLALAGAALGGLLTLVAAGFGRSPSAVLLTGAAVAAALQAALLVLMVMADQLDLQLIYRYLLGSLSARTWDDVTGLLPWLAVAVPALVLCVPVLGVLRLGDDDARALGVRVERARVAALGIAVVLIAPVVAVCGPVAWVGFLAPHLARRLRPDGGAAGWLVRSAVCGAIVVLCADQPARLALAPVETPVGAWTALIGVPVGVVLLKRGRRPARDRAPVAPSAPGGPPDLPAPVLRKAER, encoded by the coding sequence GTGAGGCGTCCGCCCGTGGCGCCGCTCTGCCTGGGCGCGGCGGCCCTGGCGGGCGCGGTCTGCGCGCTCGGCCTCGGCACGCCGTACGTCCCGCCCCTCAGGCTCCCGGCCACGCTGGGGGCCGACGGGCTCGCGGGGCTCGTCGTCACCGAACTGCGGCTGCCCCGCCTGGTGCTGGCGCTGATCGCCGGAGCCTGCCTGGGCGCGGCGGGCCTCGTCCTCCAGGAGGCCCTGCGCAACCCGCTGGCCGTGCCCGAGATGCTGGGCGTCTCCTCCGGGGCCGCCCTGGGCGTCGCCGCACCGCTGGTCCTGGCCCTGGGGGTTCCCCTCGGACTGCAACCGTTCCTCGCCCTGGCCGGGGCGGCGCTCGGCGGTCTGCTCACCCTGGTCGCCGCCGGATTCGGGCGGAGCCCCTCGGCCGTCCTGCTCACCGGAGCAGCCGTCGCCGCCGCGCTCCAGGCGGCGCTGCTGGTCCTCATGGTGATGGCCGATCAGCTCGACCTCCAGCTCATCTACCGCTATCTGCTGGGCAGTCTGTCCGCCCGCACCTGGGACGACGTCACCGGTCTGCTGCCCTGGCTCGCCGTGGCCGTCCCGGCGCTGGTGCTGTGCGTGCCGGTGCTCGGAGTGCTGCGCCTCGGCGACGACGACGCCCGCGCGCTGGGCGTACGGGTCGAACGCGCGCGAGTCGCCGCGCTGGGCATCGCCGTCGTCCTCATCGCTCCCGTCGTCGCCGTCTGCGGGCCGGTGGCCTGGGTCGGTTTCCTCGCCCCCCACCTCGCCCGCCGCCTCCGCCCGGACGGCGGCGCGGCCGGGTGGCTCGTCCGGTCCGCCGTGTGCGGCGCGATCGTCGTGCTGTGCGCCGATCAGCCGGCCCGGCTGGCCCTCGCCCCGGTCGAGACGCCGGTCGGCGCCTGGACCGCTCTGATCGGGGTGCCGGTCGGAGTCGTGCTGCTGAAGCGGGGGAGGCGGCCCGCCCGGGACCGGGCCCCCGTGGCCCCGTCCGCACCCGGGGGCCCGCCGGATCTCCCCGCTCCCGTCCTGCGGAAGGCGGAACGATGA
- a CDS encoding FecCD family ABC transporter permease, whose amino-acid sequence MTLIDTVPGPARRALRAPGVRMGGLALLVAAVACADLFAGRGVTPDGVRAVLLGGGDPTADHIVLRLRLPRLLVALVAGACLGVAGLVLQSALRNPLAGPEVTGVTPGAVLGAVAATGLGLAGWESPTAVVVASCLGGFAGAGLLWLLAGRDRGDPEQTAVYGVLVSAVLAGLTAVVLLVAPGELGSVVQWLIGSTEGRVWQHWNLLWPWAVFWGAAAWLLAGPLTLLRCGDEQASAAGLATGRGRGAALVCAVALTAGAVSAVGALGFVGLLVPHLALAVFGADLRITLPGAALLGAAVVCGADAAAQLLSRLLATGLDADRLTLPVGALTTFVGAGLLMVVARRRADER is encoded by the coding sequence ATGACGCTCATCGACACCGTGCCCGGCCCTGCCCGCCGGGCCCTGCGTGCACCGGGCGTCCGGATGGGCGGCCTGGCGCTGCTCGTCGCCGCTGTGGCCTGCGCCGATCTGTTCGCCGGACGGGGCGTCACCCCTGACGGCGTACGGGCGGTGCTGCTCGGCGGAGGCGATCCCACCGCCGACCACATCGTGCTCCGGCTCCGGTTGCCCCGGCTGCTGGTGGCGCTGGTCGCCGGAGCCTGCCTCGGGGTGGCCGGGCTCGTGCTCCAGTCGGCCCTGCGCAACCCGCTGGCCGGGCCCGAAGTCACCGGCGTCACTCCCGGTGCCGTGCTCGGCGCGGTCGCCGCGACCGGCCTGGGCCTGGCGGGCTGGGAATCCCCCACGGCCGTGGTCGTGGCGTCCTGTCTCGGCGGCTTCGCCGGGGCGGGTCTGCTGTGGCTGCTCGCCGGACGGGACCGGGGCGACCCGGAACAGACCGCCGTGTACGGGGTCCTCGTGTCGGCGGTGCTCGCCGGGCTCACCGCCGTCGTCCTCCTGGTGGCCCCCGGCGAACTCGGCAGCGTCGTGCAGTGGTTGATCGGATCCACCGAGGGCCGGGTCTGGCAGCACTGGAATCTGCTCTGGCCGTGGGCCGTCTTCTGGGGCGCGGCGGCCTGGCTGCTCGCGGGGCCGCTGACCCTCTTGCGCTGCGGCGACGAACAGGCCTCTGCCGCGGGCCTGGCCACCGGCCGGGGCCGGGGAGCGGCGCTGGTCTGCGCCGTGGCGCTGACGGCCGGTGCCGTGTCGGCCGTGGGGGCGCTCGGCTTCGTGGGGCTGCTGGTGCCCCATCTGGCGCTGGCCGTCTTCGGGGCCGACCTGCGCATCACCCTGCCGGGCGCCGCGCTGCTCGGCGCGGCGGTGGTGTGCGGGGCGGACGCCGCCGCCCAACTGCTGTCCCGGCTGCTGGCCACCGGGCTGGACGCGGACCGGCTGACCCTTCCGGTCGGCGCTCTGACCACGTTCGTGGGGGCGGGGCTGCTGATGGTCGTGGCGCGGCGGCGGGCGGACGAGCGATGA
- a CDS encoding ABC transporter ATP-binding protein, with the protein MPEGLTGQVEPGPVGTAAGPEAEPDVVPGPEVVRAEGLAFGYPGRMVLRGVDLSVRAGELVALIGLNGCGKSTFLKLAAGLLTPSGGRVLLEGDDVARLPRRTAARRVALLHQSAPAVPGLTVRQLVRQGRYAARGPLGMLREGDDEVTSRALADVGVTDWADRPVDVLSGGERQRVRLAMALAQDARVLFLDEPTTYLDLRHQLEVLQTVVRLRAERRLTVVMVLHDLNHAARFADRIVALREGRVAADGPPAEVVTRRLLAEVLGVEGRVGIDSAGGWPVCYPDHPLDPLQLLRNENHIH; encoded by the coding sequence ATGCCGGAAGGTCTGACCGGACAAGTGGAGCCGGGCCCGGTGGGGACGGCGGCCGGTCCGGAAGCGGAGCCGGACGTCGTGCCCGGCCCGGAGGTCGTCCGGGCGGAGGGGCTGGCCTTCGGCTACCCCGGACGGATGGTCCTGCGCGGGGTGGACCTGAGCGTCCGCGCCGGCGAACTGGTCGCCCTGATCGGGTTGAACGGCTGCGGCAAGAGCACCTTCCTCAAGCTCGCCGCCGGACTGCTCACCCCGAGCGGCGGGCGCGTCCTGCTCGAAGGCGACGACGTGGCGCGGCTCCCCCGCCGCACCGCGGCCCGGCGCGTCGCGCTGCTCCACCAATCGGCGCCCGCGGTACCTGGACTGACCGTGCGTCAACTGGTGCGGCAGGGCCGCTATGCGGCCCGAGGGCCGCTCGGGATGCTGCGGGAGGGCGACGACGAGGTGACGTCCCGGGCGCTCGCGGACGTCGGTGTCACCGACTGGGCCGACCGGCCCGTGGACGTGCTGTCCGGAGGTGAACGCCAGCGGGTCCGGCTGGCCATGGCCCTGGCCCAGGACGCCCGTGTGCTCTTCCTCGACGAGCCGACCACCTATCTCGATCTGCGGCACCAACTGGAGGTGCTCCAGACGGTCGTACGGCTGCGCGCCGAGCGTCGGCTGACGGTGGTGATGGTGCTGCACGACCTCAACCACGCCGCGCGGTTCGCCGATCGCATCGTCGCGCTGCGTGAGGGGCGCGTCGCCGCCGACGGGCCTCCGGCCGAGGTGGTCACCCGGCGTCTGCTGGCCGAAGTCCTCGGCGTGGAGGGCCGGGTGGGGATCGACAGCGCCGGGGGCTGGCCCGTCTGTTACCCAGATCACCCTCTCGATCCGCTCCAGCTATTGCGGAATGAAAATCATATTCATTAG
- the amiA gene encoding streptamidine family RiPP gives MENNKVFSPIADQGQLAHLSATHSNALVENPFDDAVEADTAAEK, from the coding sequence ATGGAGAACAACAAGGTGTTCAGCCCGATCGCCGACCAGGGCCAGCTCGCCCACCTCTCCGCCACCCACTCGAACGCCCTCGTCGAGAACCCCTTCGACGACGCCGTCGAGGCCGACACCGCGGCCGAGAAGTAA
- a CDS encoding CocE/NonD family hydrolase — MNTRTVYVPTPDGTALATDVCLPDGTRALPAVLIRTPYGRVAHRAELRGWAANGFAALAQDVRGRHDSPGQWHPFRGHETADGAATVAWVRAQAWSNGEVVAVGASYAAYCALVTALAAPGTAPDTAPGTAPDAAGDTTRAAGPGTDSGDLHRDGVPDAVIAAVPALGLAETAREPAGPERLWARAGWWAAHGDRRDSDPDALARVLADDPRLLEHLPVMRLAARLAEGLGRELPSWPRLWSAGERGRLVALGSAARLPLLAVGGTRDPFADDTVALWRGWGGPSRLLLGPWGHRLTADPAVPARARVNLGALYVRWARAALSGRLAPTRHGVIALGDSGRWHSTQGAAITPGATPPDRPEADHRWPFDTPTGLRLLHGAEFSADPDRPVRSDDLAVPDDDGRADRCLLLSPPLPRPLDLAGAAVARINVTADTPSADWAVRLTALDPSGRADPLAFGIVRRTGPPGEAADITVPLGTLGRRLPAGTRLRAEIAGHHFPAHARNPHTGQDPVTATRLTPSRRTVNARGSALHLPVVARRRYVEPAPEICR, encoded by the coding sequence GTGAACACCCGCACCGTGTACGTCCCCACGCCGGACGGCACCGCGCTCGCCACCGACGTCTGCCTTCCGGACGGAACCCGCGCCCTTCCCGCCGTCCTGATCAGAACCCCCTACGGGCGCGTCGCCCACCGCGCCGAGCTGCGCGGCTGGGCGGCGAACGGATTCGCCGCCCTCGCCCAGGACGTACGCGGCCGCCACGACTCACCGGGGCAGTGGCACCCGTTCCGGGGTCACGAGACGGCGGACGGCGCGGCCACCGTCGCCTGGGTGCGCGCCCAGGCCTGGAGCAACGGGGAGGTCGTCGCCGTCGGCGCCTCCTACGCCGCGTACTGCGCCCTCGTCACCGCGCTCGCCGCACCCGGCACCGCCCCTGACACCGCACCCGGCACCGCCCCTGACGCCGCCGGTGACACAACCCGCGCGGCCGGACCCGGGACCGACTCCGGCGACCTCCACCGCGACGGCGTCCCGGACGCCGTCATCGCCGCTGTCCCCGCGCTCGGACTGGCCGAGACGGCGCGGGAGCCCGCGGGCCCGGAGCGGCTGTGGGCCAGGGCCGGCTGGTGGGCGGCGCACGGCGACCGTCGCGACTCCGACCCGGACGCGTTGGCCCGGGTCCTGGCGGACGACCCCCGGCTGCTCGAACACCTCCCGGTCATGCGCCTCGCCGCACGGCTGGCCGAGGGCCTGGGACGCGAACTGCCCTCCTGGCCCCGGCTCTGGAGCGCCGGAGAGCGAGGCCGGCTCGTCGCGCTGGGCTCCGCCGCCCGCCTACCGCTGCTCGCCGTCGGCGGCACCCGTGACCCCTTCGCCGACGACACCGTGGCCCTCTGGCGCGGCTGGGGCGGACCGTCCCGCCTGCTGCTCGGCCCCTGGGGCCACCGCCTCACCGCCGACCCGGCCGTACCGGCCCGCGCACGCGTCAACCTCGGTGCGCTGTACGTACGGTGGGCCCGCGCGGCGCTCTCCGGTCGGCTGGCGCCGACCCGGCACGGTGTCATCGCCCTCGGCGACAGTGGCCGTTGGCACAGCACACAGGGAGCGGCGATCACTCCCGGCGCCACCCCACCGGACCGGCCGGAGGCGGACCACCGCTGGCCCTTCGACACGCCCACCGGGCTACGGCTGCTCCACGGAGCCGAGTTCAGCGCCGACCCCGACCGTCCCGTGCGCTCCGACGATCTCGCCGTCCCGGACGACGACGGCCGCGCCGACCGCTGCCTGCTCCTCTCACCACCGCTGCCCCGCCCGCTCGACCTGGCGGGAGCCGCCGTCGCCCGGATCAACGTCACGGCCGACACGCCCAGTGCCGACTGGGCCGTACGGCTGACCGCGCTCGACCCGTCCGGCCGCGCGGATCCGCTCGCCTTCGGCATCGTCCGGCGCACCGGCCCACCCGGCGAGGCCGCGGACATCACCGTGCCGCTCGGCACGCTGGGCCGTCGGCTGCCCGCCGGCACCCGGCTGCGCGCGGAGATCGCCGGACACCACTTTCCCGCCCACGCCCGCAACCCGCACACCGGCCAGGACCCGGTCACCGCCACCCGGCTCACCCCGTCCCGCCGCACCGTGAACGCCCGGGGCAGCGCCCTCCACCTGCCCGTCGTCGCCCGACGCCGCTATGTCGAGCCCGCACCGGAGATATGCCGTTGA
- a CDS encoding YcaO-like family protein — MTSALPIEALVDPVTGIIRDVAPVEHPTGAPPRYTAMTADVADARRLGAWPADRVSLGTTFGDPRGAWIAAVAEAVERYCGNRLPPPGHPQEPRRATAAELTAEGHRLYGPGALPAYAPWQYGRRGFPYAGLTPDTPALWTRATENGRPCWAPVALTHLNWRQGRLRSLPRTHHLNYAGIATGQGLDDAVERGLLEVVERDALELWWHLDGPTRGIDPASVPGLTEDLAGCGLDVRIVEMPSEFAPCVAALAHDPVRGIHAAGFACRYDPAEAARKAVLEAVHTWVFTQGAVDADGWVYRAVEAGMLARGLYLDHRADRRYLDDCGPDFAAVRDLGAHVQVWLDDRMSPLARRFTEPALGPVPVTEITPGSRTALDAALAAGGHRVITADLTTEDVAETPLRVARVLVSGLIPNAPAAFGYFGCPRFADAALARGWRTRPPTAPGDFTLAPPPHM; from the coding sequence TTGACCAGCGCCCTGCCCATCGAAGCCCTCGTCGATCCCGTCACCGGGATCATCCGCGACGTCGCACCCGTCGAGCACCCCACCGGTGCGCCGCCCCGCTACACCGCGATGACCGCCGACGTCGCCGACGCCCGCCGCCTCGGCGCCTGGCCCGCCGACCGCGTCTCGCTCGGCACCACGTTCGGCGACCCCCGGGGCGCCTGGATCGCCGCGGTGGCCGAGGCCGTCGAGCGCTACTGCGGCAACCGCCTCCCCCCGCCCGGACACCCCCAGGAGCCCCGCCGGGCCACCGCCGCCGAACTGACCGCCGAGGGCCACCGCCTCTACGGACCCGGCGCTCTGCCGGCGTACGCCCCCTGGCAGTACGGCCGCCGGGGATTCCCGTACGCCGGACTCACCCCCGACACACCGGCGCTGTGGACCAGGGCCACCGAGAACGGGCGGCCCTGCTGGGCCCCCGTAGCACTGACCCACCTCAACTGGCGCCAGGGCCGCCTGCGTTCGCTGCCCCGGACCCACCACCTCAACTACGCGGGCATCGCCACCGGGCAGGGCCTCGACGACGCCGTCGAGCGCGGTCTCCTCGAAGTCGTCGAGCGCGACGCCCTGGAGCTGTGGTGGCACCTGGACGGGCCAACCCGGGGCATCGACCCGGCGAGCGTCCCCGGCCTCACCGAGGATCTGGCCGGCTGCGGGCTGGACGTGCGCATCGTGGAGATGCCGTCCGAATTCGCCCCCTGTGTGGCGGCCCTCGCGCACGATCCCGTGCGTGGCATTCACGCGGCCGGGTTCGCCTGCCGCTACGACCCGGCGGAGGCGGCCCGCAAGGCCGTGCTGGAGGCGGTGCACACCTGGGTGTTCACCCAGGGAGCGGTGGACGCCGACGGCTGGGTGTACCGGGCGGTCGAAGCCGGAATGCTCGCCCGTGGCCTCTACCTCGACCACCGTGCCGACCGGCGCTATCTCGACGACTGCGGGCCCGATTTCGCCGCCGTGCGGGACCTCGGGGCCCATGTCCAGGTCTGGCTCGACGACCGGATGTCCCCGCTCGCCCGCCGCTTCACCGAGCCCGCCCTCGGCCCGGTCCCGGTCACCGAGATCACCCCCGGTAGCCGCACCGCGCTCGACGCGGCGCTCGCCGCCGGCGGACACCGGGTGATCACCGCCGACCTCACCACGGAGGACGTCGCCGAGACGCCGCTGCGCGTCGCCCGCGTCCTGGTCTCCGGACTGATCCCCAACGCCCCGGCGGCCTTCGGCTACTTCGGCTGCCCGCGCTTCGCGGACGCCGCGCTCGCCCGGGGCTGGCGAACCCGACCGCCCACCGCTCCGGGGGACTTCACCCTCGCCCCGCCCCCGCACATGTGA